Within the Miscanthus floridulus cultivar M001 chromosome 2, ASM1932011v1, whole genome shotgun sequence genome, the region caggcaaggtaaggtgaggaggggcgagactctttgagtatttatgcaggggaaggcgaaacgaacgggcgatgaaatcggggaagtttccccccgatccggcatagttaaccacgagccgattttgccacccacgcgcccacttctttctcattaattgcgggaacagttacgtcccatccaccatgtcatgctcggccactacggcagcaggcgttatttcgcctccccaggaaactgtctcaaaaggcgcgccacccgctGCCAAGCCaacggggaagatattccccctggcctattccttttagatgaaggaatcaggctctgagcctattacggtctaggggttcgaaggctgggccccaaggggtttcgacagccgccccaggacaacagagtcagggacgactgcgggcgagcctatatagggctgaggcccaagcaagcaaaacacTTAGGACGTCCttagtcatgtccgagaccggtaagaaggtctctgaatgggatcccaccgtagggaggcaccgagccaccgaggcctagcgaacggccttggcacccactagagaaaccctctggtactcttggagtgtgtctctagaccgctagctgtcccctagcgaatggggcatgggcctccactcggacatacccgataacagctcaccggaagtgccaacgctcgtgcccaccgagggtagcctggcacattccacccctccttccgagcaaaaagaaagcgtgagggtcgtacaaaaaagtcaggggaacccccgacggacctctcgccccgtgcagaggctaggggggtCTTCCTACAATCTTGCCAAGACCTAGCGACCCcggttcgcactcgagggggctcggcaaaacaacccctccttccgagcgaaaaggaagcgcgagggtcatacaaaaagccaggggagctcctgacggccctctgctccgtgcggaggctagggagcccttcctgcaacctcgccgagaccccgcgaccaaggcttgcgcccaaaggggcctcggtaAACAAACCCTCAAGCGTGAGGGgcatataaaaagccaggggagctcgcGACGGCCCTCTCGCCTTGTGCAAAGGCTAggaggctcttcctacaaccctGTCGAGACCTAGCGGCTCCGGCTCGCATCCGAATGGGCTCggtaaacaaaccctccgtccgaacaaaaaggatatgtgagggtcaaataaaaaagccaggggacccctaaccgccctcttgctctaggcggaggctcgggggctcctcctgcaccctagacaaagacaaacgaTCTAAGTCCGTGCTAGAGGTTTCGTTACAAATACAATAAAGGGCACCAAGCccattatggtctaggggttcgaaggctggcccctagaggtttcgacagctgccctagggcaacagagtcagggatgactttggggcgagcctacgaatggctgaGACCCGAGCGAACAattgctcggggcgtcctaagtcgtgtccgagaccgacaggaaagtctctgaatgggatcccaccgtagggaggcaccgagccaccgaggcccagcgaacggcctcgacacccactagagaaaccctctggtactcttggagtgtgtctctagaccgctagccattCCCTAGCGAACGGGAtacaggcctccactcggactcacccgataacagctcaccggaagtgccaatgctcatgcccatcgagggtagcctggcacattccacccctccttccaagcgaaaaggaagcgtgagggtcataccaaaagccaggggaacccctaacggacctctcgctccgtgcggaggctagagggctcttcctgcaaccttgccgagacccccacgacccgaactcgcacttgtgggcttggcaaatacgataaaaactcctcacccAACCACgaaaatgaaaaaagcccctggaggagtaactccactcctccagggcctcgggggctacacccggcgggtgcgctcgcacgcatccaccgaaacctcaagaaacaaaacacaaTCCCGACGGGAGCGACTGTAAACCAAGTCTCAATAAACCCTCAGGGAGAATGCACTCACCCTCcctgaggctcgagggctactatcgggtaccataaaatggggtaccccgagcgtacaccaaaagaggcactaaaatcccatcaacggcaaagttagagggtaagccatgggctcataaccAGCTCCATCCGAGCCCACCTGGCTCTCCGCATCGCCTCAGGCCTctcacaggaggtctcggcatcctgacgcaatttctgcctcgcgcgaggcctctcacggaaggcctcggtaaggagcccaatctctatctcgcgtgaggcctcattctccatatcgctcgaggctggcttgtccatagcccgtcgcccccgcctcgaccgatcttcccgacagcacgtcatgtcccattaatacgtcaaccactcccgcaatctcagccggacgacggctcgacaccgcggaatgGCCGACAGGGacgtgaggtcgcatcagcgccataccagctgagatagggcacggcggggattaccggtcactgtattctgacgctgtgcccacgatcaatgcccacactacactgtgccccgtgatccccgcctcgaaaacaacacgacatgggcagCCTAGCCCgagtcatcaccgcctccgaaccagcacaccagatcaaccgccCTCTCCGGGCCTTGgcactatgcaccagggtctcagctatctcgagattcatgtctgtcgagaccccccactgcggtgtaGCCTCAGCACCGACTGAGCCTCGACCTCAcgcacagtcagtccacagcgactcgcgcgctgaccgccgcacccactccgaggcagccctggagctcccatgacgcataggatcggatgtgaccagcacgccgccctagtgctccaaggacggaccactccgacgactacgccgccacaggaacaggccacagggctcggacacgccgcctctgtttgcacgacaccgtatagttagctcatgtactacccttgtccttccttcaaactataaaagggaaggacttgggctattttggggggggggagggggacaggcactcacgaagaacaacgccctgtaacacacacatttccctaccgcctgagagcaatgtctcaagcagcccacatcacacctcgccgagacctgagaccggctccctctctcacctagcttgtaaccctctACTACAAGCATTTAGGTGCAaaaaatacaagatcgatctcccagactggacgtagggctcgaattgcccaaactagtataaacctcgtgtctctttgcatcaccatctgaaaTCGAGAACACGtaggataaattcactagttagTTGAGGACctcccggtccaaaacaccggcacatacgtaccctcaccctctcacttataaagccatcccctttatctataaaaggggacgcgcccctccaacaaagggagagcccttcttgaagataacaagcatcgatcaagttcactagctcacgaccACAGAACCATCGGGTTCGGACttcaagcacacacttgaacacttactcATAGCGCAGGTCCCGTCGCTCCCGGCCCTTCCGActagagccgaccggacctcctgtacattccttctcgtttgtaaccccataacaaactttgagcacctgggctcagaaataaagtcactaaccgacccaaactggacgtagggcacgttgtctgaaccaatataaattctatgtcattgagtgctaggccacctctgatcacaatgtacgataaaactacaaatattcactagttgatcactttctgcaccgacagaaggagagaaatattttttttattgtttatGGGTGGTTTATAGGCTTATGGATGACTTCTGTTATTGACTGTTCTACTGTTGCTTCCACAATGTTCCAGACAGTCTATAAGGAATAATTTAGTCCCTATAGACTGCTTTTGGAGCACATTGTGGTtgttttaataccagccgaacggtCTTGACCTGCAGGGTAAATTAATGCGCCAATAGACATGATATATGTGGTTTAGTATTAAAAATTAGCAGCTAAATTTAGTACTAGATGATCCAAACAGACTTGATGATAAATCTGCTAATTGTTAGCTGATGAAGGACTGCTAACTTAAGCCATTTTTTATTTTTGAGGAAGTTGATCTATTTTGTTACGTAAGGAGTTTGTCATTTTTTAATTttacttttatttttttcttttccataAATTATATTGTATATCATTAtaattgcttaatttgaaaatCACGTTAGCCATGGATGCACGTTTATTGACTCTGGCCTGCCATGCATGATCCGTTGCTTTTCTAAACCGGACAGACGGTGAAGAGTCCTCGATCCTATGCGTTGGGTAATTAAAAGTAATTATGGTTTAGGTAATAAAGGCTACATTTAGCTTACCTTATAATCTAAACTATTCagttttttttaattaaaatagtatttttctttcacgacAATTCAATTAAAACAGTATTTTTAAGTTAATTTAGTCTTCACCAAGTCAAACGGGTTCCTGGCCGGACACGAGGCGTGAGGGAACCTGGTTGGTGTGTGGTGCGCGCGGATGGCACGGTGTCCGGATAATGtatatatttgttatatatatatatatatatatatatatatatatatatatatatatatatatatgatcgtACGGTGCATGGTGTCCTGTAATGTATGTACTTGTTATATATACAGGTATCACCGGGTAGATAATTATAATTACTTTAGAGTTTTTAGTGTATAAGTAGATATATAGATTTAATAAGAAAAGAAAGTGTTCAAGGATATTATATTTTAGGAAAGAATTACTTTCCTTCGTTTGTTTATGGCATTTGTTTTATACTCCCACGTGTACTCCGTATACCTATATAAAATTTATATTTTAACGTATAAATGGCTCTTTGGTGTGGGAGGAAAATACACCGAACAGCCAAATCTCTCGCCTCGGCGGCTCGGCCTCCTCGGCTACTCCTCGCCTCGCCGCCTGCTCGCCAGACGCCAGCCGTCGGCGCCGCAGCCCGCACCGGGCAAGATCAGGGCGGCGGAGCCTGCCCATTTCGCCCCCTTGATCCGCTCCGCCGAGGTAAAGCCCTGCTCCAAGTCTTTGCCGCTTCATTTTCCGTGGGGAGTTTTTCAcggtttcttttccttttccgAGTGAAAGATTGGGGTTTTTCGGGAGGGAGGATGGGGAGAGGTTCTAGGAGTTGCCGAAGCGATTCTGCTCGATCGATTCAAATGCGGGCGACCCGATGGTAGCGCTAGCGCAGGGGGTTTAAGTGCGTGCTTTCTGGTCGGTTGCCAGGGTTTCAGTAGGTTTTTTTTGGGTTAGTTTCTCAATCTGATGCGATTTCGTGACGCGTTGATGCGCTTCTTTCTTTGGGTAAATCACGTTAGCTTTGCTTGTTTAAGCCATGTAGGGTTATTGGCATTTTTGTTTAATTCGCTAAAGGCACGGAAACTACAAGTGCAGAAACGAATGAAAAGTTCAGCGCAGACAACACATCCTCGCTATCAATGTGTACAGATTTTTCTCCTTGTGAAAGACATGCTAATGAAAGTTTGATATAAGCCTGCCTGAAAACTTTGAACGAGTCCATAAGATAACTACCTGAAAACTTTGAACAAGTCATTGAGACTTAGACCATGTGCTCCATCTATTTCAAAATCTTGTAACAGTATCCAATCATATCGCTAGACTGTGCTGGAACTGTAAAATTGTGCTTATACTCGAGAGATGGTAAGGAAATGTTTCGTGTTAACACTATCAGTATTCAGTAGTAGGATGCACATACTACTGCCTTTAGCCCTTTACTGAGTACAGTATATCACTCCCGTCCTCTTTAAATCACATAGTAGAAATGAAAATATTCGTCCTTTTTTCATAGCAGGACCATATAATTCCAAGACCCTGATGATGGCCACAACTGTTTATATTGATGATTCCTGTTCGGAGGTTATTGATCCCCCAAAGACTGAGGTACTGGATGTTGCTGAACTCCCCGGTGACCATACTCAGCACCCACCCAAACCGAATGTGGTGGTGTCTAGCAGTGTGCGTGAACTTCTGGAATGTCCAGTCTGCTTGAGTGCCATGTATCCTCCTATTCATCAGGTGCACATTCATACTTATCCATCACATGTTTATATCTATTCTCGTATTAATTAATAAATTAACCTGTTCAAATGTAGTCACTTGGATGAAAATTATGAGTTACTGGTTTAAGAGTTCCTTTCAGTATCATGAACTGCTATCACAATTTTAGTCTGACGACCTTTAATCTATAGCATTTAGAAACCTGAACTTTAATCTACAGTGTTTAGAAACCCTAACTTCtagtctttttttctttttggttaGCATGGTGCAAAATAGTAACATGTTCTGCTTTATATCTTTTATATTCAACTATGAAAATCTTATTTCATATGATAGTAATGCCATCTTTTGTCTATGCAGTGCTCTAATGGTCATACCTTGTGTTCCGGATGCAAACCAAGGGTTCATAATCGTTGCCCAACCTGTAGGCATGAACTTGGTAACATAAGGTGCCTTGCTCTCGAGAAGGTGGCTGCATCTCTTGAAGTTCCATGCAAGCACCAGAGCTTTGGGTGCTCAGGCATTTATCCTTACTACAGCAAGCTGAAGCATGAGTCACAGTGCCAATATAGGCCTTATAGTTGTCCAtatgctggatctgaatgcacagTTGCTGGTGACATTCCATATTTGGTAAATCACTTGAAAGATGACCACAAAGTTGACATGCACAATGGCTGTACCTTCAACCATCGCTATGTAAAGCCAAACCCTCATGAAGTTGAGAATGCTACCTGGATGCTTACGGTACTTCACACTATCATCAATATGTTGCTTAAAAATTTCTGTGGTTTTTTTTTTACTGTGGTTTGTTTCTGCAAATGATAGAAGTCCATGTCTTAGAAACTTTTGTATACTTGTCAAATATTGATGTAGTGTGTGTTTACCGACTTCCATCTATTTGTAGCATATATACAATGAAGATGCTGACCATGGTACACTcttgttggtccaaaaataaaaaaaatataggtGCTGATCATAATACACACTTAAAACTCAATTAGAGGGAGATACGTCCACCCTAACATTTTAGTTGTTCTTTACAGTTTGCTTCTGCGAAGATAGAAGTTCATTTTTGtatgtctcagaaacttttgcatATTTGTCAAATATTGGCATAGTGTGTATAGACTTCCACCTTTTTGCCACACATATACAATGAAGATGCTGACCATGGGACTGAATTAGGTGCTGATCATGATACACACTTAAAACACAACTAGAGGGAGAGATGTCCACCCTCATTTTTGATAGGTAGAAGGTGAGAATAGAACCCTGGTTGACTGGGTGACATACACCATCGCTATCCAATTCATCTCAGGGGGATTCTCGCTTATTCAActgagggcgtacccagtgcagagagctcccactctgtgcggggtctggggaggggtgtcagtggcaagccttacccttgcctgtgtaatgcgaggagaccacccaggaccttccggtcacaggcggtaagactctaccgcttgtaccaggcccgcccttccgcTTATACAactgaaaatatttttttttcttatacAAACATACTGCATATATGTATCCATCTTCATCCCTTTTCAATGAAAAAGTCATGCTGTTATAAGGCTTGAGTGCATTACATTTCAGATTGCTTCTAGATTTGCTACCTTTTCTCACTGTTTTAAGTGCAATAAAGAAACACTGCTATTACAAAATCACTTCATGATCTGCTATAATTATCTCGTGCAGGTTTTCAGCTGCTTTGGCCAGTACTTCTGCTTACACTTTGAAGCCTTTCAGTTGGGCATGTCACCTGTCTACATCGCCTTCCTGAGGTTCATGGGAGATGACACAGAAGCAAAGAACTACAGCTACAGCCTGGATGTAGGGGGCACCGGGCGCAAGATGATCTGGCAGGGGGTGCCCCGGAGCATCAGAGACAGTCACCGGAAGGTCCGGGATAGCTACGACGGGCTCATCATCCAGAGGAACATAGCCCTGTTCTTCTCGGGCGGTGACAGGAAGGAGCTCAAGCTGCGTGTCACTGGGAGAATCTGGAAGGAACAATAAGATGATGGTCAGCTAATACATCTCTTCCGCTCCGCTGCTGCCGTGAACTCATGAATCACACTGCAAAGAGCTTTTTGGCATGCGTAGGAATCGAGAACTCTGTGATTCATTCCTTTTTCAGCTTCTTCTAGCTTGCTATTGCCTCTTGGCTCTTGCAGGGTAGGTGCTGGTGGATGTAGAGGTTGGTAGTTGCTACTGATGCAGAGTTCGTAGAGATTTGCTCTATTTTATTTGAACTGTGTAGGAGTCGCCATTCTGTGGTATAGGAGAATCTAATGGCAACTCATAAGATTGAACTGGTTTATGCATGAGAGTTTATTATGGTGAAAATGCTACAAAGAATCCTTGTGGAGTTTGACGGCGGTGTCGCAGCACTCATCATCGTGGTGCTCTGGTTGATGTGGCCTCCCTCTCGCTGCTTTCCTTTGTCGCCGCCGCGGATCCGCATTCGCTCAGAGTTTGTGGTCCACGCCAGTACGCCACCGTTGACTAGCCAGACAAATGATACGTGGGCAGAGGTGTGGCGGAGAGACAGAGGGGCGCGGGCGACGGAGCATGAAATGGAGAGAGGTACGTGTGATTCTAGAATGAGATATATTTGGAGATTGCAATATTCCGATGAGAATACGATTCTAACACCCCTTAAATTTTACTATGAGAATGAGGTAGAATAAGATCCAGACAGAATCTAAGTATTTAGATGCCATTCTCATTTTTCTTAGCAGATTAAACAGGGCTTCGCTTTCCAGCTTCCAACAAGCATTGGACGTGTTTACTGCCTCTCTATGGACATATTTTGATACCATGAGCTAATTTTAGCTCAAATTAGCTTTAGTGCACTTAAATAGGAGAGACCAAAGCACAATTAATTTAGGCTAAAAttagcctaactagtaactaggTGTTGAAGCACCATTAGAACAGCTCGTGGACTTCATTGTCAGTGCTCAAATCAGGAGTATCCTCTGGAGGACTGAATTACTGTATGCTGTGATGGAAAAAATACTTAGCTTGCTTCAGATGGGCTTTACCGAGGGACAGGTATCATCAGCTTTTGACAATTTTGACCAGAGAGCAACTGTTCAGGAGCTGGCTGACTCAATTTTGGCAAGGCGAATAGCCAATAGCATTAAGCAGAAAGAGGTAAACCATGGTCTATGGGGCACTGTGCAGATTCATTTAGAGGTAAAAAATGAATCTGACTTTCTAGGCGAGGCAGAAACTGATTATTCTTCGTACCAGCCCTCATACTCTGCTGTCAGCTATTATGCCAATGACAGCAACAATACACGGGTTAAAAGGGCAAAGCATATATTTATAGATGACACAGGGGCCTCCGGTAGTCAACCTAGGAAACCATGGTCTATGGGGCACTGTGCAGGGACAAGTGATATGCCTGTTAAGGTAGAACTTGAGGCAATGACACCAGGCCACCGTGCAAATATACAAGGTGACCTTGCTAAACCCCATTTTTCTTGTATGGAAATGTGGTCGAGATCCCAAAAGACACATGTCATCAACTCAAACAGTTCTTATATAGTGTGGAGCCTGAGTTTGTGAACAGTCAGTCCTTCTCCGCTCTAACTCCAAAGGAAGGTTACATTCTCAATCTTCCAGTGGAGAAAAGACTGTGTCGTGGTTCCAAAGTCTCCAATGACTATTGAAGAATCACTTCCATTCACCAGACAGTGGTGGCCCTCATGCGATACAAGAAAACATATCAGTGTTGTTACTACAGACGTTGCAGGGATTGAGCAGACATGTGAAAGATTGGGGAGCATGGTTAAAGAGTCAAGATGAGTGCTTTTACAAGCAAGATAAATGCAGATTATACACCAATACAGGGTTTCAAACCTTATTTGGGTTGGCCGGGACAAGTTAGGCCCTTTGGAGCCTCGTCAAGTGGAAAGGACATTAGGCTACCGACATAACCACACAAATCTGTTTGAATTAAACCAACCTGATAGATTCGCTACCATGAAATATAAATCtgttcaaattaaaccaacttgaTA harbors:
- the LOC136539847 gene encoding E3 ubiquitin-protein ligase DIS1-like; translated protein: MMATTVYIDDSCSEVIDPPKTEVLDVAELPGDHTQHPPKPNVVVSSSVRELLECPVCLSAMYPPIHQCSNGHTLCSGCKPRVHNRCPTCRHELGNIRCLALEKVAASLEVPCKHQSFGCSGIYPYYSKLKHESQCQYRPYSCPYAGSECTVAGDIPYLVNHLKDDHKVDMHNGCTFNHRYVKPNPHEVENATWMLTVFSCFGQYFCLHFEAFQLGMSPVYIAFLRFMGDDTEAKNYSYSLDVGGTGRKMIWQGVPRSIRDSHRKVRDSYDGLIIQRNIALFFSGGDRKELKLRVTGRIWKEQ